The Candidatus Nealsonbacteria bacterium genomic interval GATATTTAATATCGTTGTTCCTAAGGAAAAGAAGATTAAGATTAAGAATGGAAAAAGGAAGACCGTTGAGGAAAAGATCTATCCAGGATATGTTTTAGTTGAGATGATTGTTACCGATGATTCTTGGTATGTTGTTAGGAACACTCCTAATGTTACTGGTTTTGTGGGTGCTGGAACTACACCCCTTCCGCTTTCTGAAAAAGAAGTTGACCTTTTGAAGAAGAGGATGGGAGCAGATGTAGCTAAATATAAGATTGATGTTAAGGTAGGGGACATGGTCAAAATAACCGATGGTCCATTCAAAGATTTCGATGGAAAAGTTTCTGAGATTGACCCAGATCGTGGAAAGATAAAAGTTCTGGTAAATATGTTTGGAAGAGATACACCCGTTGAATTAGATTCATTGCAAATTAAGAAGATTTAACTTTTATGGCAAAAAAAATAAACGCAGTAGTCAAATTACAAATTGCTGCAGGAAAAGCAACTCCTGCGCCTCCAGTTGGTCCATCATTAGCTCAACATGGAATAAATATCGGTGATTTTTGTTCAAAATTCAACGACGAAACAAGAGACAAAGAAGGTTTTACAATGCCAGTTGAAGTAACTGTTTTCCAAGACAGAACTTTCACTTTCAAAGTGAAGCAACCACCTGCATCGGAGCTTTTAAAGAAAGCAGCTGGAATTGAGAAAGGAACTAAGACTCCGGGAAAAGGTAAAGTTGGTAAAATAACTAGAGAACAGCTAAAAGAAGTTGCTGAGAAGAAAATGCCTGACCTTAATGCTGATGATATTGAAGCAGCTATGAGTATTATACAAGGAACAGCAAAGAACATGGGTATTGATATAGTAGAGTAGTTACTCTCTTTCATTAACGATTAATTTGTTATCATTTTATTATGTCTTCTGATTTTTCGAAAAAATTTCAACATTTTTTTTCAAAGGCGAGCAATATTGAACATCGATTTATTCCTGAATATCAAAAACTTGAAGAGATAATAATTGGACTAAAGAAAGAGGGGTATAAAATAGTTTTGACTCAAGGAGTTTATGACCTTATTCACGAAGGTCATGCTCTTTATTTAGAGGCCGCTAAATCATATGGAGATGTTCTTGTGGTTGGCGTTGATTCTGATGAATTGACCCGATTAAGAAAAGGACCTAATCGACCGATAGTTCCTCAAGACGAAAGAATCAAAATGCTTGTTCACCTTCGTCATGTAGATATAGTCACTCTCCGAGAATCAAATCATGGAAATGGAGACCTTATTAGAACCATAAGGCCAGACGTCCTTATAACCTCAGCTAGTACTTCTGATTTTGCAGATGGACATAAAAAAGAATATAAGGATTATTGTAAAGAAATAATAACTCTTCCTCCTCAGGCTGTAATATCTTCAACAGCCAGAATAAGGAATATCAACATAGAAGGTGCAGAGAATCTTGCCTGTGAGATAAGAAAGATAACCGAAGAATTTATTGATAAGATTAAAAAAGGATAAAACAATGAAAGTAATCATTGCTTACATTCCAGCTATACATAGGGGTTATATTGATTTCATTAATAAAAACCAGCCCAGCATAATATATTTGTTGGGTCTTGAGCTTGTTCGAGAAGTGCCACGATTAGAAAGAGATATTAGGGCTCTTGAGGCGTCGGAAGCGGTAAATGCTTTAAAGGGAATTGGATTGTTAGAAGTCTATGAGCTTACAAAAGAAAATATTACGAAATTAGATAATAGTATGGAAATAGTGATGCCAGACGAAGATGTTAGTCATCACTTTAAAGAATCATACCTAAAAGAAATTCCTGTTCAATTTGTACCCGTATTTTTAAGATGGGACAAACATAATTCTTTTAAGAAAGATGTTGTTATATCAGACAATATTATTTCAAGAGAGTTGTTTGATAGAGAAGTTATGAATAGAGCAGTAGCTGAATCGGAAAAGAGTTCAGATTGGTGGCGTCAAGTTGGATCAGTCCTTGTGAAAGATAGCAAAATTATTTTTACGGGATTTAATAGACCATTACCTTCGGATCAAGTTCATAATATTTTTGGAGACCCTCGTAGCAACTTTGATTACGG includes:
- the nusG gene encoding transcription termination/antitermination protein NusG; this encodes MSKQKLSQQKRWYVIHTYSGYEEAVAKNLRQRVESMDIEDKIFNIVVPKEKKIKIKNGKRKTVEEKIYPGYVLVEMIVTDDSWYVVRNTPNVTGFVGAGTTPLPLSEKEVDLLKKRMGADVAKYKIDVKVGDMVKITDGPFKDFDGKVSEIDPDRGKIKVLVNMFGRDTPVELDSLQIKKI
- the rplK gene encoding 50S ribosomal protein L11, coding for MAKKINAVVKLQIAAGKATPAPPVGPSLAQHGINIGDFCSKFNDETRDKEGFTMPVEVTVFQDRTFTFKVKQPPASELLKKAAGIEKGTKTPGKGKVGKITREQLKEVAEKKMPDLNADDIEAAMSIIQGTAKNMGIDIVE
- a CDS encoding adenylyltransferase/cytidyltransferase family protein — its product is MSSDFSKKFQHFFSKASNIEHRFIPEYQKLEEIIIGLKKEGYKIVLTQGVYDLIHEGHALYLEAAKSYGDVLVVGVDSDELTRLRKGPNRPIVPQDERIKMLVHLRHVDIVTLRESNHGNGDLIRTIRPDVLITSASTSDFADGHKKEYKDYCKEIITLPPQAVISSTARIRNINIEGAENLACEIRKITEEFIDKIKKG